From one Melioribacteraceae bacterium genomic stretch:
- a CDS encoding sulfite exporter TauE/SafE family protein: protein MEYIIIAAVALFVAGLTFFSGFGLGTLLMPAFALFFPIEIAVAATAIVHFVNNIYKFILIGREGNLKIVIAFGIPAVIAAAGGAYLLDYVSQFENAYSYSLFQNEMSVTPVKFMIALLMIVFAIVELIPNFKNFKISHKWIPFGGLLSGFFGGLSGHQGALRTAFLIRAGLEKKEFIGTLVGCSLLIDVTRITIYGITFFKTDFNILDQSGLLGLLIVGSAAAFIGTTFGKYLLEKVTFKSIQYTVASMLFLLAIGLGMGVI from the coding sequence GAATATATTATTATAGCAGCTGTTGCATTATTTGTAGCGGGACTAACATTCTTCTCCGGATTTGGTCTTGGTACTTTATTAATGCCTGCTTTTGCACTTTTCTTTCCAATTGAAATTGCTGTCGCTGCTACGGCAATTGTTCACTTTGTTAATAATATTTATAAATTTATTCTCATCGGTAGAGAAGGGAATTTAAAAATAGTTATAGCTTTTGGTATTCCCGCCGTTATTGCTGCGGCTGGAGGCGCATATCTTTTAGATTATGTTAGTCAATTTGAGAATGCATATTCTTATTCATTATTCCAAAATGAAATGAGTGTAACACCTGTCAAATTTATGATTGCACTACTTATGATAGTTTTCGCAATTGTAGAATTAATTCCAAATTTTAAAAACTTTAAAATCTCTCATAAGTGGATTCCTTTTGGTGGACTATTATCCGGATTTTTTGGCGGTCTCTCCGGACATCAAGGAGCTCTAAGAACTGCATTTTTAATTAGAGCCGGATTGGAGAAAAAGGAATTTATAGGAACACTTGTAGGTTGTTCATTATTAATAGACGTAACTAGAATTACGATTTACGGAATTACATTTTTCAAAACAGATTTTAATATTTTAGATCAGTCCGGTTTGTTGGGTTTGTTAATTGTGGGTTCGGCTGCTGCATTTATCGGTACAACTTTTGGAAAATATTTATTAGAGAAAGTAACGTTTAAATCAATACAATATACAGTTGCGTCAATGCTTTTTCTTTTAGCAATAGGTTTAGGAATGGGAGTAATTTAA